A single window of Leclercia adecarboxylata DNA harbors:
- a CDS encoding DUF1176 domain-containing protein, which translates to MRHSLFLIFMLSVLPAALVQAAPAQQSFTDWQVTCNNQNFCIARNTGEHNGLVMTLSRSAGAKTDAVLRIDLGGLATPDPKQPAIAPRLMLDGEPLQLAPPHWQVTPWRLTTDHAATITALLTTLQQKKAITLADGKQVISLDGLKEALQFIDAQQKRGGSETAWINKGAQPPLSVPPAPALKEVAVVNPTPTPLTREERSDLTDYGTWRINNSQCSLDPARREVRVTALTDDKALLMISCEAGAYNTVDLAWLVSRKKPFASHAVRLRLPFVPSSDSSEMELMNASFDEKSRELTTLALGRGIADCGIQTRWRFTGQRFRLVRYAEEPSCDNWHGPDSWPTLWITR; encoded by the coding sequence ATGCGTCACAGCCTTTTTCTTATCTTTATGCTCAGCGTGCTGCCCGCGGCTCTGGTTCAGGCGGCACCTGCACAGCAGTCGTTTACTGACTGGCAGGTGACCTGCAACAACCAGAACTTTTGTATCGCGCGCAATACCGGTGAGCATAACGGGCTGGTGATGACGCTGAGCCGCAGCGCCGGGGCAAAAACCGATGCGGTGCTGCGCATCGATCTCGGCGGGCTGGCCACGCCCGACCCTAAACAGCCCGCTATCGCGCCCCGCCTTATGCTTGACGGCGAGCCGCTGCAGCTTGCTCCACCGCACTGGCAGGTGACTCCCTGGCGTCTGACCACCGATCATGCCGCCACTATTACTGCTCTGTTGACCACGCTTCAGCAGAAAAAGGCCATCACCCTGGCGGATGGCAAGCAGGTCATCTCCCTGGATGGTCTGAAAGAGGCCCTGCAGTTTATCGATGCCCAGCAAAAGCGTGGCGGGAGTGAAACCGCGTGGATCAACAAAGGCGCGCAACCGCCGCTGAGCGTACCGCCCGCACCGGCGCTGAAAGAGGTTGCCGTAGTCAACCCGACCCCCACGCCGTTAACCCGCGAAGAGCGCAGCGATCTGACCGACTATGGCACCTGGCGCATCAACAACAGCCAGTGCTCACTCGACCCGGCGCGTCGTGAAGTGCGGGTCACCGCCTTAACCGATGACAAAGCGCTGCTGATGATTAGCTGTGAGGCCGGGGCCTATAACACCGTCGATCTGGCCTGGCTGGTGTCGCGTAAGAAGCCGTTTGCCTCCCATGCGGTGCGCCTGCGCCTGCCGTTTGTGCCGTCGAGCGACAGCAGCGAGATGGAGTTGATGAACGCCAGCTTCGATGAGAAGAGCCGCGAGCTGACCACCCTCGCGCTGGGACGCGGCATTGCCGATTGCGGGATCCAGACGCGCTGGCGCTTTACCGGACAGCGTTTCCGTCTGGTGCGTTATGCGGAAGAGCCGAGCTGCGATAACTGGCATGGACCCGATTCCTGGCCCACGTTGTGGATCACAAGATAA
- the nudK gene encoding GDP-mannose pyrophosphatase NudK has translation MNLKIELIKDKCLSDNYFILRNLTYDLTRRNGEVVRHKREVYDRGNGATVLLYNTEKQSVVLIRQFRIATWVNGNPDGRLIETCAGLLDNDEPEVCIRKEAIEETGFVVGNARKVFELYMSPGGVTEIVHFFVAEYSDAQRAGKGGGIEDEEIEVLELPFSEALLMVQSGEIRDGKTVILLQYLRSSGLMD, from the coding sequence ATAAACTTGAAAATTGAACTGATTAAAGACAAGTGCCTCTCGGATAACTATTTCATTCTGCGCAACCTGACCTACGATCTGACGCGGCGTAACGGCGAAGTGGTGCGCCACAAACGTGAAGTCTACGATCGGGGTAACGGCGCTACTGTCCTGCTCTACAACACTGAGAAGCAGAGCGTGGTGCTGATCCGCCAGTTCCGCATCGCCACCTGGGTGAACGGCAATCCCGACGGGCGACTGATCGAAACCTGCGCCGGGCTGCTGGATAACGATGAGCCGGAAGTCTGCATTCGCAAAGAGGCGATCGAAGAGACCGGTTTTGTCGTCGGTAACGCGCGCAAGGTGTTTGAGCTGTACATGTCCCCCGGCGGCGTGACGGAAATCGTCCATTTCTTCGTGGCGGAATACAGTGACGCCCAGCGCGCAGGCAAGGGCGGTGGGATAGAGGACGAAGAGATCGAGGTCCTGGAGCTGCCCTTCAGCGAGGCGTTATTGATGGTTCAATCGGGTGAAATACGGGACGGCAAAACGGTGATACTCTTACAGTATTTGCGCAGCTCCGGGTTAATGGATTGA
- the aegA gene encoding formate-dependent uric acid utilization protein AegA — MNHFIMANSQLCIGCRACEVACVMAHHNEQHALSARHFTPRITVVKEGNKHSAVTCHHCENAPCLQSCPNGAISRMRDSVQVDEQKCIGCKACVVACPFGTMEVVTGAQSATAQKCDLCLDRPEGPACVANCPADALSRVTPDTLNQLTRTRQVRTARHEAQPWQTGAAVTPRTIGKRERMYALAARGEPDKLSPEARAGNFDEIYLPFRPAQAQREADRCLTCGEHSVCEWTCPLHNHIPQWIECVKAGDIDAAVELSHQTNCLPEITGRVCPQDKLCEGACTVRDVAGSVTIGNIERYISDQALAKGWRPDLSQVTPVNKQVAIIGAGPAGLACADALIRRGVSVTVFDRHPEIGGLLTFGIPAFKLDKSLLARRREIFTAMGIRFELNCEVGKDLPLAQLLSEYDALFVGVGTYRSMKAGIPHEDAPGVYDALPFLVGNTRQLMGLAPSVEEPFVDTAGLNVVVLGGGDTAMDCVRTALRHGAASVTCAYRRDEANMPGSKKEVKNAREEGAAFEFNVQPVELTLDETGRVNGIRLLRTRLGEPDAQGRRRPVPVEGSEFVMPADAVIMAFGFNPHAMPWLQAQGVEVDDWGRIAASVETRYRYQTSNPQIFAGGDAVRGADLVVTAMAEGRHAAKGIADWLGVEAPAPH; from the coding sequence ATGAATCATTTTATTATGGCTAATAGCCAGTTATGCATTGGATGTCGAGCCTGCGAAGTGGCGTGCGTCATGGCGCATCATAATGAACAGCATGCCCTCAGCGCGCGCCATTTTACCCCCCGTATCACCGTGGTGAAAGAGGGCAATAAGCACAGCGCTGTTACCTGCCACCACTGTGAAAACGCCCCCTGTCTACAAAGCTGCCCGAATGGCGCCATCAGTCGGATGCGCGACAGCGTGCAGGTTGATGAGCAGAAGTGTATCGGCTGTAAAGCCTGCGTGGTGGCTTGCCCGTTTGGCACTATGGAGGTGGTCACCGGGGCGCAGTCGGCCACCGCGCAGAAGTGCGATCTCTGCCTGGATCGCCCCGAGGGGCCGGCCTGCGTGGCGAACTGCCCGGCGGATGCCTTATCAAGGGTCACGCCCGATACCCTGAATCAGCTGACCCGTACGCGGCAGGTGCGCACGGCGCGCCATGAGGCGCAGCCGTGGCAGACCGGGGCGGCGGTGACTCCCCGGACGATCGGCAAGCGCGAGCGGATGTATGCCCTGGCCGCGCGCGGCGAGCCGGATAAACTCTCCCCCGAGGCGCGGGCGGGTAATTTCGACGAAATCTATCTGCCGTTCCGTCCGGCGCAGGCGCAGCGTGAAGCCGACCGCTGCCTGACCTGCGGGGAACATTCGGTATGCGAATGGACCTGCCCGCTGCACAACCACATTCCCCAGTGGATTGAGTGCGTCAAGGCCGGGGATATCGACGCTGCGGTGGAGTTATCCCATCAGACCAACTGCCTGCCGGAGATAACCGGCCGGGTCTGTCCCCAGGACAAACTGTGCGAAGGGGCCTGCACGGTGCGCGACGTTGCCGGGTCGGTGACCATCGGCAACATCGAACGCTATATCTCCGACCAGGCGCTGGCCAAAGGCTGGCGGCCCGATCTGAGCCAGGTCACGCCCGTCAATAAGCAGGTCGCCATCATCGGGGCCGGGCCCGCCGGACTGGCCTGCGCCGATGCGTTAATCCGCCGCGGCGTTAGCGTCACGGTCTTTGACCGCCACCCGGAGATCGGCGGCCTGCTTACCTTCGGCATTCCGGCCTTTAAGCTGGATAAATCGCTGCTGGCCCGCCGTCGGGAGATCTTCACGGCGATGGGCATCCGCTTCGAGCTGAACTGCGAGGTGGGTAAAGATCTCCCGCTGGCGCAGCTGCTTAGCGAATACGATGCTCTGTTTGTTGGCGTGGGCACTTACCGTTCGATGAAGGCGGGCATTCCCCATGAGGATGCGCCCGGGGTCTACGATGCCCTGCCGTTCCTGGTGGGCAACACCCGGCAGCTGATGGGGCTGGCCCCGTCGGTAGAGGAGCCCTTTGTCGATACCGCCGGGCTGAACGTGGTGGTGCTGGGCGGCGGCGATACGGCGATGGACTGCGTGCGCACCGCGCTGCGTCACGGGGCCGCCAGCGTCACCTGCGCCTACCGCCGGGATGAAGCCAACATGCCGGGCTCGAAAAAAGAGGTCAAAAACGCCCGGGAAGAGGGGGCCGCCTTTGAGTTTAACGTGCAGCCGGTGGAGCTGACCCTCGACGAGACCGGGCGGGTTAACGGCATTCGCCTCCTGCGCACCCGGCTGGGCGAGCCTGATGCCCAGGGCCGCCGCCGTCCGGTGCCTGTCGAGGGTAGCGAGTTTGTCATGCCTGCCGATGCGGTGATCATGGCCTTTGGCTTCAACCCGCATGCCATGCCCTGGCTGCAGGCCCAGGGGGTCGAGGTGGATGACTGGGGGCGGATCGCCGCCAGCGTCGAGACGCGCTACCGCTATCAGACCAGCAACCCGCAGATCTTTGCCGGTGGCGACGCGGTGCGCGGCGCCGATCTGGTGGTCACGGCAATGGCGGAAGGGCGGCATGCCGCCAAGGGCATCGCTGACTGGCTTGGGGTCGAGGCACCCGCCCCGCATTAA
- the narQ gene encoding nitrate/nitrite two-component system sensor histidine kinase NarQ produces MIVKQPVSRSLARAFFAIIALSLLTSAIALFTLASSQRDAEAINLAGSLRMQSYRLGYDIQRGSADLLPHRQAWQQTLNAPALLTLKSWYVPDEVQQRYHLLQLAWQGVNEKLDQGDYAWYQNHMDEYVARIDAFVLSLQHYAEHKIQLVFAISFAGAIGIILLALSTLRRIRQQVVAPLNRLVASSLHIEQGRFDIPVPDTDLPNELGLLSRTFNHMAAELHTLYRSLEISVEEKTHHLHEAHQQLEMLFTCSQEMNTSKIDSHCFRHILQTVREYTGIAWLALHTSDGWKMQEGEAAEHLETQVLPVIMLETRFGELRWQSEQRAVPIPLMKSVATMLGRGLFSNQAQKHYHQLLLMEERATIARELHDSLAQVLSYLRIQLTLLKHAVPEENEAAQAIITDFSRALNAAYRQLRELLTTFRLTLNQANLPAALQETLEDLQKQTGATLRLDCQLSSLALDAQMQVHLLQIVREAVLNAIKHAQASDIEVSCVTAPDGSHRVNICDNGIGIGDASEPPGHYGLNIMRERADRLGGTLHFSQPPGGGTQVSVCFRSSAATEGK; encoded by the coding sequence GTGATAGTTAAACAACCGGTTTCACGCAGCCTTGCCCGGGCCTTTTTCGCCATCATTGCCCTGTCGCTGCTGACGAGCGCCATTGCGCTGTTTACCCTCGCCAGCAGCCAGCGCGACGCCGAAGCGATCAACCTGGCGGGGTCACTGCGGATGCAGAGCTATCGCCTGGGTTACGATATACAACGGGGCAGCGCCGATCTGCTGCCTCATCGACAGGCCTGGCAGCAAACGCTGAATGCCCCCGCCCTGCTCACCCTGAAAAGCTGGTACGTGCCGGATGAGGTTCAACAGCGTTATCACCTGCTGCAGCTCGCGTGGCAGGGTGTTAACGAGAAACTCGATCAGGGTGATTACGCCTGGTATCAGAACCATATGGATGAGTATGTGGCGCGTATCGACGCCTTTGTTCTCTCCCTGCAGCATTACGCCGAACATAAAATCCAGCTGGTGTTCGCCATCTCCTTTGCCGGCGCGATCGGCATCATTCTGCTGGCGCTCAGCACGCTGCGGCGGATCCGCCAGCAGGTGGTCGCCCCGCTCAATCGTCTGGTCGCCTCCAGCCTGCACATCGAACAGGGCCGGTTTGATATCCCGGTGCCGGATACCGATCTGCCGAACGAGCTTGGCCTGCTTTCCCGCACCTTTAACCATATGGCCGCCGAGCTGCACACCCTGTACCGCTCTCTGGAAATTTCGGTTGAAGAGAAGACGCACCATCTGCACGAGGCCCACCAGCAGCTGGAGATGCTGTTTACCTGCTCACAGGAGATGAACACCAGCAAGATCGACAGCCACTGCTTCCGTCATATCCTGCAAACCGTGCGCGAATACACCGGGATCGCCTGGCTGGCGCTGCATACCAGCGACGGCTGGAAAATGCAGGAGGGCGAGGCCGCCGAGCACCTGGAGACGCAGGTGCTGCCGGTCATTATGCTGGAGACCCGGTTCGGTGAGCTACGCTGGCAAAGCGAGCAGCGCGCCGTGCCGATCCCGCTGATGAAAAGCGTCGCCACCATGCTCGGGCGCGGCCTCTTTTCCAACCAGGCGCAAAAGCACTACCACCAGCTGCTGCTGATGGAGGAGCGCGCCACCATCGCCCGCGAGCTGCACGACTCGCTGGCGCAGGTGCTGTCGTATCTGCGCATTCAGCTGACGCTGCTTAAACATGCGGTGCCGGAGGAAAACGAGGCAGCGCAGGCGATCATTACCGATTTCTCCCGGGCGCTGAATGCCGCATACCGTCAGCTGCGCGAGCTGCTTACCACCTTCCGCCTGACGCTGAACCAGGCCAACCTGCCCGCTGCGCTACAGGAGACTCTGGAGGATCTCCAGAAGCAGACCGGCGCAACACTGCGCCTCGACTGCCAGCTCTCCTCCCTGGCGCTGGACGCCCAGATGCAGGTCCACCTGCTGCAAATTGTGCGCGAGGCGGTGCTAAACGCCATCAAGCACGCCCAGGCCAGCGACATTGAGGTCAGTTGCGTTACCGCCCCGGACGGTAGCCATAGGGTGAACATTTGCGACAACGGTATCGGGATTGGCGACGCCAGCGAGCCGCCGGGTCACTACGGTCTGAACATCATGCGCGAGCGCGCCGACAGGCTGGGGGGCACCCTGCACTTCTCGCAGCCGCCCGGCGGAGGGACGCAGGTCAGCGTCTGTTTCCGCTCGTCAGCCGCTACCGAGGGTAAATAA
- the acrD gene encoding multidrug efflux RND transporter permease AcrD codes for MANFFIDRPIFAWVLAILLCLTGTLAIFSLPVEQYPDLAPPNVRITANYPGASAQTLENTVTQVIEQNMTGLDNLMYMSSQSSATGQATVTLSFTAGADPDEAVQQVQNQLQSALRKLPQAVQNQGVTVRKTGDTNILTIAFVSNDGSMDKQDIADYVASNIQDPLSRINGVGDIDAYGSQYSMRIWLDPAKLNSFQMTAKDVTDAIESQNAQIAVGQLGGTPSIDKQALNATINSQSLLQTPEQFRDITLRVNQDGSEVRLGDVATVEMGAEKYDYLSRFNGKAASGLGVKLASGANEMATAELVINRLDELSHYFPHGLEYKIAYETTSFVKASIEDVVKTLLEAIALVFLVMYLFLQNFRATLIPTIAVPVVLMGTFTVLYAFGYSINTLTMFAMVLAIGLLVDDAIVVVENVERIMSEEGLSPREATRKSMKQIQGALVGIAMVLSAVFVPMAFFGGTTGAIYRQFSITIVSAMVLSVLVAMILTPALCATLLKPLHKGEQHGQKGFFGWFNRMFNRNAARYEAGVGRILHRSLRWVLIYVLLLGGMVFLFLRLPTSFLPLEDRGMFITSVQLPSGSTQQQTLKVVQQVESYFFTKEKDNVLSVFATVGSGPGGNGQNVARMFVRLKDWDERDAKTGSSFAIIERATKAFSHIKEARVFASSPPAISGLGSSAGFDMELQDHAGAGHVALMAARDRLLELAGEDPSLTRVRHNGLDDSPQLQIDIDQRKAQALGVDIDDINDTLQTAWGSSYVNDFMDRGRVKKVYVQAAAKYRMLPDDINMWYVRNKDGGMVPFSAFATSRWETGSPRMERYNGYSAVEIVGEAAPGVSTGTAMDVMENLVRQLPAGFGLEWTAMSYQERLSGAQAPALYALSLLVVFLCLAALYESWSVPFSVMLVVPLGVIGALLATWMRGLENDVYFQVGLLTVIGLSAKNAILIVEFANEMNEKGQELMAATLDACRQRLRPILMTSLAFVFGVLPMATSSGAGSSSQHAVGTGVMGGMISATILAIYFVPLFFVLVRRRFPLKEKQK; via the coding sequence ATGGCGAATTTTTTCATCGATCGCCCCATTTTTGCCTGGGTGCTGGCAATTTTGTTGTGCCTGACCGGCACGCTGGCCATTTTTTCCCTTCCTGTTGAGCAGTACCCGGATCTGGCCCCGCCTAACGTGCGGATCACGGCTAACTATCCGGGGGCATCCGCGCAAACTCTGGAGAACACCGTCACCCAGGTGATCGAGCAGAACATGACCGGCCTCGACAACCTGATGTACATGTCTTCCCAGAGCAGCGCCACCGGGCAGGCGACGGTTACGCTGAGCTTTACCGCGGGCGCTGACCCGGATGAAGCGGTGCAGCAGGTGCAAAACCAGCTGCAGTCCGCGCTGCGTAAGCTGCCGCAGGCGGTGCAGAATCAGGGCGTGACGGTGCGTAAAACCGGCGATACCAACATTCTGACCATCGCCTTTGTCTCCAATGACGGATCGATGGATAAGCAGGATATCGCTGACTATGTCGCCAGTAATATTCAGGATCCGCTCAGCCGCATCAACGGCGTGGGGGATATCGACGCCTACGGCTCACAATACTCGATGCGCATCTGGCTCGACCCGGCGAAGCTGAACAGTTTTCAGATGACGGCGAAAGATGTTACCGACGCCATCGAATCACAAAATGCGCAGATTGCGGTCGGCCAGCTGGGCGGTACGCCGTCCATTGATAAGCAGGCGCTGAACGCCACCATTAACTCCCAGTCGCTGTTACAGACCCCGGAGCAGTTCCGCGATATCACCCTGCGCGTCAACCAGGATGGTTCGGAAGTGCGGCTGGGCGATGTCGCCACCGTCGAAATGGGCGCCGAGAAGTACGATTACCTGAGCCGCTTTAACGGCAAAGCGGCCTCCGGCCTGGGGGTAAAGCTGGCCTCCGGCGCCAACGAGATGGCCACGGCAGAACTGGTCATTAACCGCCTCGATGAGCTGTCGCACTATTTCCCTCACGGGCTCGAGTACAAAATCGCCTATGAAACCACCTCCTTCGTGAAGGCCTCGATTGAAGATGTGGTGAAAACCCTGCTGGAAGCCATCGCTTTGGTGTTCCTGGTGATGTACCTGTTCCTGCAAAATTTCCGCGCCACGCTGATCCCGACCATCGCCGTGCCGGTGGTACTGATGGGCACCTTTACGGTGCTCTACGCCTTTGGCTATAGCATCAACACCCTCACCATGTTTGCCATGGTGCTGGCGATAGGCCTGCTGGTGGATGACGCCATCGTGGTGGTGGAGAACGTCGAGCGTATCATGAGCGAAGAGGGGCTTTCCCCGCGCGAAGCGACACGAAAATCGATGAAACAGATTCAGGGGGCGCTGGTAGGTATTGCCATGGTGCTGTCTGCGGTATTCGTGCCGATGGCCTTCTTTGGCGGTACCACCGGCGCAATCTACCGCCAGTTCTCCATTACCATCGTCTCAGCCATGGTGCTGTCGGTACTGGTGGCGATGATCCTCACCCCGGCCCTCTGCGCCACTCTGCTTAAACCGCTGCATAAGGGCGAACAGCACGGCCAGAAAGGGTTCTTTGGCTGGTTCAACCGCATGTTTAACCGCAACGCCGCGCGCTATGAGGCGGGCGTCGGGCGGATCCTGCACCGCAGCCTGCGCTGGGTGCTGATCTACGTCCTTCTGCTGGGCGGTATGGTGTTCCTGTTCCTGCGTCTGCCGACCTCGTTCCTGCCCCTTGAAGACCGGGGCATGTTTATCACCTCGGTGCAGTTGCCCAGCGGCTCTACCCAGCAGCAGACCCTGAAGGTGGTTCAGCAGGTGGAGTCCTACTTCTTCACCAAAGAGAAAGACAACGTGCTGTCGGTGTTTGCTACCGTGGGCTCTGGCCCTGGCGGGAACGGGCAGAACGTGGCGCGTATGTTCGTGCGCCTGAAAGACTGGGATGAGCGCGATGCCAAAACCGGCAGTTCGTTCGCCATCATCGAGCGCGCCACCAAAGCCTTCAGCCACATCAAAGAGGCGCGGGTCTTCGCCAGCAGCCCACCGGCCATCAGCGGGCTCGGCAGTTCGGCAGGTTTTGATATGGAGCTGCAGGATCACGCCGGAGCCGGGCATGTGGCGCTGATGGCCGCCCGCGACCGACTGCTGGAGCTGGCCGGGGAGGATCCTTCCCTCACGCGCGTGCGCCACAACGGTCTGGATGACAGCCCGCAGCTGCAGATTGATATTGATCAGCGTAAGGCGCAGGCGCTGGGCGTGGACATTGACGATATCAATGACACCCTGCAAACCGCCTGGGGCTCGAGCTACGTGAACGACTTTATGGATCGGGGCCGCGTGAAAAAGGTCTACGTGCAGGCGGCAGCCAAATACCGCATGCTGCCGGACGATATCAACATGTGGTACGTGCGCAACAAAGACGGCGGCATGGTGCCCTTCTCGGCCTTCGCCACCTCGCGCTGGGAGACCGGATCTCCGCGTATGGAACGCTACAACGGCTATTCAGCGGTAGAGATTGTCGGTGAGGCCGCGCCGGGGGTCAGTACCGGCACCGCCATGGACGTGATGGAAAATCTGGTGCGGCAGCTGCCTGCCGGGTTTGGCCTTGAGTGGACCGCGATGTCCTATCAGGAGCGCCTCTCCGGTGCCCAGGCGCCGGCGCTCTATGCGTTGTCGCTGCTGGTGGTGTTCCTCTGTCTGGCCGCCCTGTATGAGAGCTGGTCAGTGCCGTTCTCGGTCATGCTGGTGGTGCCGCTGGGGGTAATCGGTGCCCTGCTCGCCACCTGGATGCGCGGGCTGGAGAATGACGTCTACTTCCAGGTCGGGCTGTTAACGGTCATTGGCCTCTCCGCGAAGAACGCCATTCTCATCGTCGAGTTTGCTAACGAGATGAATGAGAAAGGCCAGGAGCTGATGGCTGCGACCCTTGACGCCTGTCGCCAGCGCCTGCGTCCGATCCTGATGACCTCGCTGGCGTTTGTCTTCGGCGTGCTGCCGATGGCCACCAGCTCTGGGGCGGGATCGAGCAGCCAGCACGCGGTGGGAACCGGGGTAATGGGCGGGATGATCTCCGCCACCATCCTCGCCATTTACTTTGTTCCGCTGTTCTTTGTGCTGGTCCGCCGACGTTTCCCGCTAAAGGAAAAACAGAAATAA
- the ypfM gene encoding protein YpfM: MIERELGNWKDFIEGMLRK; encoded by the coding sequence ATGATTGAACGTGAACTGGGGAACTGGAAAGATTTTATCGAAGGCATGCTTCGTAAATGA
- a CDS encoding ArsC family reductase yields the protein MITLYGIKNCDTIKKARRWLEANKVDYRFHDYRADGLDADLMQKFIAELGWEALLNTRGTTWRKLDESLRASIDNAASAAALMVEMPAIIKRPLLWAPGKPMLLGFNENQYQTYFIEV from the coding sequence ATGATTACCCTTTACGGCATCAAAAATTGCGACACCATCAAAAAGGCCCGCCGCTGGCTGGAGGCAAACAAAGTTGATTACCGTTTTCACGACTATCGCGCCGACGGTCTTGATGCGGATTTAATGCAGAAATTCATCGCGGAACTGGGCTGGGAAGCCCTGCTGAACACCCGCGGTACCACCTGGCGCAAACTGGATGAGAGCCTGCGCGCCAGCATCGACAATGCCGCCAGCGCCGCCGCCTTAATGGTTGAAATGCCAGCAATCATTAAACGCCCATTGCTCTGGGCGCCCGGTAAGCCTATGCTGCTGGGTTTCAACGAAAACCAATACCAAACCTATTTTATTGAGGTGTAG
- the dapE gene encoding succinyl-diaminopimelate desuccinylase — translation MSCPVIELTQQLIRRPSLSPDDAGCQALMIERLRAIGFTVEPMDFGDTQNFWAWRGQGETLAFAGHTDVVPAGDADRWINPPFEPTIRDGMLFGRGAADMKGSLAAMVVAAERFVAQYPNHKGRLAFLITSDEEASAKNGTVKVVETLMARNERLDYCLVGEPSSTEVVGDVVKNGRRGSMTCNLTIHGVQGHVAYPHLADNPVHRAAPMLNELVGIEWDKGNDYFPPTSMQIANIQAGTGSNNVIPGDLFVQFNFRFSTELTDEMIKARVAALLEKHQLRYSVDWWISGQPFLTGRGKLVDAVVNAIAHYNEIKPQLLTTGGTSDGRFIARMGAQVVELGPVNATIHKINECVNAADLQLLARMYQRIMEQLVA, via the coding sequence ATGTCATGCCCGGTCATTGAGCTGACTCAGCAGCTTATTCGCCGCCCCTCCCTGAGCCCGGACGATGCGGGTTGTCAGGCGCTGATGATCGAACGCCTGCGGGCGATTGGTTTTACCGTCGAACCTATGGATTTTGGCGATACGCAAAATTTCTGGGCCTGGCGTGGTCAGGGCGAAACGCTGGCGTTTGCCGGACATACTGATGTGGTGCCAGCCGGTGACGCTGACCGCTGGATCAATCCTCCTTTCGAACCGACGATCCGCGACGGCATGCTGTTTGGTCGCGGCGCGGCGGACATGAAAGGTTCTCTGGCAGCGATGGTGGTTGCCGCCGAACGTTTCGTGGCGCAATACCCGAATCATAAAGGCCGTCTGGCGTTTTTGATCACCTCTGATGAAGAGGCCAGTGCCAAAAACGGCACCGTGAAGGTGGTAGAAACGCTGATGGCGCGTAACGAACGCCTGGATTACTGCCTGGTGGGCGAACCGTCCAGCACCGAAGTGGTGGGTGACGTGGTCAAAAATGGCCGTCGCGGCTCCATGACCTGTAACCTCACTATTCACGGCGTTCAGGGCCACGTAGCCTATCCGCATCTGGCAGATAACCCGGTGCACCGCGCCGCGCCGATGCTCAACGAGCTGGTGGGTATCGAGTGGGACAAGGGCAACGACTATTTCCCGCCAACCAGTATGCAGATTGCCAATATCCAGGCCGGCACCGGCAGCAACAACGTCATCCCCGGCGATCTGTTTGTGCAGTTTAACTTCCGCTTCAGCACCGAGCTGACGGACGAGATGATTAAAGCCCGCGTCGCGGCACTGCTGGAGAAACACCAGCTGCGCTACAGCGTGGACTGGTGGATCTCCGGTCAGCCGTTCCTGACCGGACGCGGTAAGCTGGTGGATGCGGTGGTTAACGCTATCGCGCACTATAATGAAATTAAACCGCAACTGCTGACCACGGGCGGCACATCCGACGGACGTTTTATTGCCCGTATGGGTGCGCAGGTGGTGGAACTTGGGCCGGTAAATGCCACGATTCATAAAATCAATGAATGCGTGAATGCCGCTGATTTGCAGCTGCTGGCCCGTATGTATCAACGAATCATGGAGCAGCTCGTCGCCTGA
- a CDS encoding YpfN family protein, whose protein sequence is MDWLAKYWWILVLVFLVGVLLNVIKDLKRVDHKKFLANKPDLPPHRDFNDKWDDEDDWPKKDQKK, encoded by the coding sequence ATGGACTGGCTGGCTAAATATTGGTGGATCCTGGTACTGGTTTTTCTGGTAGGCGTGCTGCTGAACGTGATCAAGGATCTCAAGCGCGTTGACCACAAGAAATTCCTCGCCAACAAACCTGACCTCCCTCCGCATCGTGACTTTAACGACAAGTGGGACGACGAAGACGACTGGCCGAAAAAGGACCAGAAGAAGTAA